From Cellulomonas dongxiuzhuiae, the proteins below share one genomic window:
- a CDS encoding MFS transporter: MTSDHVGLSPDALWRARRTTAFAMFALVVLVAFESFAVTTVMPQVADVLDGRTLYAFAFAGPLATGVVGMVVAGAWSDRRGPAAPFAAGVVLFVVGLLVAGSATHMGVLVAGRLAQGLGGGVVNVTLLVAVARAYPPVLHPRVFAWFSTAWVLPSVVGPSLAGVVADLAGWRWVFLGVAVLVVPAAVPLLTTVRGLAASPDDGPATRPGTAPDDARRRVGWSVLVAVAVLALNLAAPLDPPWAQLAAGAAVVVAVAAVRPLLPRGTLRARAGLPSVIVTRMLVSGAFFGAQVYVPYLFVDRDGWGTTASGLGLSAAALAWSAASVAQGRLGSRLVSRTAVRIGTVLVLVGVALATGATALGLPAWAVVVAWTACGAGMGVGSSRLNVLLLGWSSPQDQGRNSAANSIADAVGAALALALTGVVFVAAGGDAGYEGPGPFVGAFLLTALLALGAALVAPRVGVPPTERQEEGLPSGTASASAPST; encoded by the coding sequence GTGACCTCCGACCACGTCGGGCTCTCGCCCGACGCCCTGTGGCGCGCCCGGCGCACGACCGCGTTCGCGATGTTCGCGCTCGTCGTGCTGGTGGCGTTCGAGTCGTTCGCCGTCACGACCGTGATGCCGCAGGTCGCCGACGTCCTCGACGGCCGCACCCTGTACGCGTTCGCCTTCGCCGGCCCGCTGGCGACGGGTGTCGTCGGCATGGTCGTGGCCGGGGCGTGGTCCGACCGGCGCGGGCCGGCCGCACCGTTCGCCGCCGGCGTCGTGCTGTTCGTCGTCGGCCTGCTGGTCGCCGGGTCCGCCACCCACATGGGCGTCCTCGTGGCCGGGAGGCTGGCGCAGGGCCTCGGCGGCGGCGTGGTCAACGTCACGCTGCTCGTGGCCGTCGCGCGCGCCTACCCGCCGGTGCTGCACCCCCGCGTCTTCGCGTGGTTCTCGACGGCGTGGGTGCTGCCGTCCGTGGTCGGTCCGTCGCTCGCGGGCGTCGTGGCCGACCTCGCCGGCTGGCGGTGGGTGTTCCTCGGTGTCGCCGTGCTCGTGGTGCCGGCCGCGGTGCCCCTGCTCACCACGGTGCGCGGGCTCGCCGCGTCGCCCGACGACGGCCCCGCCACGCGCCCGGGCACCGCACCCGACGACGCGCGGCGTCGCGTCGGGTGGTCGGTTCTCGTCGCGGTCGCGGTCCTCGCGCTCAACCTGGCGGCGCCCCTGGACCCGCCCTGGGCGCAGCTCGCCGCGGGCGCGGCCGTGGTCGTCGCGGTCGCGGCGGTGCGCCCCCTGCTCCCGCGCGGCACGCTGCGGGCCCGGGCGGGCCTGCCGAGCGTCATCGTCACCCGCATGCTGGTGTCCGGCGCGTTCTTCGGCGCCCAGGTCTACGTGCCCTACCTGTTCGTCGACCGCGACGGGTGGGGCACCACGGCGAGCGGCCTGGGGCTGTCGGCCGCGGCGCTCGCGTGGTCGGCCGCCTCGGTCGCGCAGGGCCGGCTCGGCTCCCGGCTGGTGAGCCGCACCGCGGTGCGCATCGGGACGGTGCTGGTCCTCGTCGGCGTCGCGCTCGCCACCGGTGCGACGGCGCTCGGGCTGCCTGCGTGGGCCGTCGTCGTGGCCTGGACGGCCTGCGGCGCCGGGATGGGCGTGGGGTCGTCACGCCTGAACGTGCTGCTGCTGGGGTGGTCCTCCCCGCAGGACCAGGGCCGCAACAGCGCCGCGAACTCCATCGCCGACGCGGTCGGCGCCGCGCTCGCGCTCGCCCTGACGGGTGTCGTGTTCGTGGCGGCCGGCGGCGACGCGGGGTACGAGGGCCCCGGCCCGTTCGTGGGCGCCTTCCTCCTGACGGCGCTCCTGGCGCTCGGTGCCGCGCTCGTCGCGCCGCGCGTGGGCGTCCCGCCCACCGAGCGTCAGGAGGAGGGGCTGCCCTCCGGCACCGCGAGCGCGAGCGCGCCGAGCACCTGA
- a CDS encoding TlpA family protein disulfide reductase produces the protein MTPTLTADQVGAPLGARATLLQVSSAFCAPCRAAHRVLARVADAVPGVRHVDVDVADGPELAAALAVTSTPTVVVLDAAGAVVLRAEGVPTPRQVLGALALAVPEGSPSS, from the coding sequence GTGACCCCGACCCTCACCGCCGACCAGGTCGGTGCGCCGCTGGGGGCCCGGGCGACGCTGCTGCAGGTCTCGAGCGCGTTCTGCGCGCCGTGCCGGGCCGCCCACCGTGTGCTCGCACGCGTCGCGGACGCGGTGCCCGGCGTGCGTCACGTCGACGTCGACGTCGCCGACGGGCCCGAGCTCGCCGCCGCGCTCGCGGTGACGTCGACGCCGACGGTCGTGGTGCTCGATGCGGCCGGGGCGGTCGTCCTGCGTGCCGAGGGGGTGCCGACGCCGCGTCAGGTGCTCGGCGCGCTCGCGCTCGCGGTGCCGGAGGGCAGCCCCTCCTCCTGA